Proteins co-encoded in one Pogona vitticeps strain Pit_001003342236 chromosome 9, PviZW2.1, whole genome shotgun sequence genomic window:
- the TMEM200B gene encoding transmembrane protein 200B, translating into MDDMIVMMTAGDVEAKSTMKSHNPSGKKPTRTSAPSRWHRGRFRRKVPSEVTVKGQLRMRSPSGAFVMVGVSVVLVGMTIAVIGYWPHRTRSGGSRLGNSNATDEIKKEVKVSSHPIPHSEKLKLVGPVIMGIGLFIFICANTMLYENRDMETRLLMQRELYSMSLSVPQDTGQASSYFQRKPSPSTVQANAECVEGCYEVDLSSGGFLSCSCPVKKWSNSYSSDKLHTQLLHHKSVSPSLSLLSVHSEVGHSMPENLGLSFAHGDESVISTAVNTLSLPLIKLNNRLFEKQGISQVIVQEGTCVRLPEEREEILRLSWTLLPGGSSVAPLKDEPKGNHIAIDMDTESSSATSLEKLLHPINVKREFSSGTEISTSGHSKSLDLGQPGVVLVAPVKERKHRSWPRLDHMGLINCAKLESKGESSDRLLELTREPLREKSKKSSREVVMDIGSGV; encoded by the coding sequence ATGGACGACATGATTGTAATGATGACAGCTGGAGATGTTGAAGCTAAAAGCACCATGAAGAGTCACAATCCATCTGGGAAGAAGCCAACAAGAACTTCTGCTCCTTCCCGATGGCATAGGGGCAGGTTTCGGCGAAAAGTGCCCTCCGAAGTGACTGTGAAGGGGCAGCTCCGGATGCGCTCACCCTCAGGAGCTTTTGTGATGGTGGGTGTCTCAGTGGTCCTGGTGGGCATGACCATTGCTGTCATTGGGTACTGGCCTCACCGTACAAGATCTGGAGGTAGCAGGCTGGGGAACTCCAATGCCACAGATGAGATCAAGAAGGAAGTGAAAGTTTCCTCCCACCCCATTCCTCACAGCGAGAAGCTGAAGCTGGTTGGGCCTGTTATTATGGGCATTGGGTTGTTCATCTTCATCTGTGCCAACACCATGTTGTATGAGAACAGAGATATGGAGACCCGCTTGCTGATGCAAAGGGAACTCTATTCCATGAGCCTGAGTGTCCCGCAAGACACAGGCCAAGCAAGCAGTTACTTTCAGAGGAAGCCAAGCCCATCTACCGTCCAGGCCAACGCAGAATGTGTAGAAGGATGTTACGAGGTGGATCTCTCTTCCGGTGGGTTCCTGTCCTGTTCCTGCCCTGTAAAGAAGTGGAGCAACAGTTACAGCTCAGATAAACTCCACACCCAGCTTCTTCACCACAAAAGCGTGTCACCTTCCCTCTCACTCTTGAGTGTCCACTCGGAGGTTGGCCACTCCATGCCAGAAAATCTTGGCCTCTCCTTTGCCCATGGAGATGAATCGGTCATCTCCACGGCTGTCAACACCCTCTCACTGCCTCTTATTAAGCTCAATAACCGTCTGTTTGAAAAACAGGGCATTTCTCAGGTAATTGTCCAGGAAGGCACTTGTGTTAGATTGCCAGAAGAGAGGGAAGAGATACTAAGGCTTTCGTGGACTCTTCTACCTGGAGGCAGCAGTGTGGCTCCCCTAAAAGATGAACCCAAGGGCAATCATATAGCTATTGATATGGATACAGAGTCCTCCTCAGCCACTTCCCTTGAGAAGCTCTTGCATCCTATAAATGTAAAGAGGGAGTTCAGTTCAGGCACCGAAATCTCTACTTCAGGTCACTCCAAGTCTTTGGATCTTGGCCAGCCAGGAGTGGTGCTCGTGGCACCTGTCAAAGAAAGGAAGCACAGGAGTTGGCCGAGACTTGACCACATGGGTTTAATCAACTGTGCAAAACTGGAAAGCAAAGGAGAATCTTCCGACAGGCTTTTGGAACTAACACGAGAGCCTCTCAGGGAGAAGAGCAAAAAGTCATCCAGGGAAGTGGTCATGGATATAGGTTCTGGAGTCTGA